The Couchioplanes caeruleus nucleotide sequence CGTCACCCGCGGCCTGGCGGTGGCACGGCGGCTGCGCACCGGCTGCGCCCACGTCAACGACCAGTCCGTCGACGACGACCCGATCGCGCCCTTCGGCGGCCTCGGCGACTCCGGGTACGGCCGCTTCGGCGGGCGCGCCGGGGTGGAGGCGTTCACCGACCTGCGGTGGATCACGCTGCAGCAGCGGCCCAAGCAGTTCCCCTTCTGACCCCCGCCCTCAGGCGCCTGACCGCTGCGGCCGACGGGTCAGCCCCGGCCGGCCGGCGCGGGTCCGGCCCGAGTCGTGATCCGCGTGGCGGTGCGGCCGCCGCGCCCGGGGAGGCTTGGGGTCGTTCTGTTCGACGATGAGATCTTCAGGCCGTAATGTCCGGTGTATGGCTCTTCGTCTTCGGGTCCGCGTGCTGGCCGTCGTGGCCGTACTCGGCCTGGCCGGCGGGTGCACGCCGGGGTCCGGGCCGCGGCCGGGCACGGCGTCGCCGGGCGCGGCGGGGTCGGTGGCGGCGTCCGGCGCGGCGGGAACGGTGACCGCGCCGGCCGGCGGGCGGCCCAACATCGTCCTGGTGCTGACCGATGACCTGTCCATGAACCTCGTGCGGTACATGCCGCACGTGCTGGCGGTGCAGCGGCGGGGTGCGAGCTTCGGGAACTACACGGTGACCGATTCGCTGTGCTGCCCGTCGCGGGCGTCCATGTTGACCGGGAAGTTCCCGCACAACACCGGGATCTTCACCAACCACGGCGCGGACGGCGGGTTCCGGCTGTTCCACCGCAAGGGCCTGGAGAAGTCGACGTTCGCGACGGATCTGCAGGCCGCCGGGTATCGGACGGCCTTCTTCGGCAAGTATCTGAACGAGTACCAGCCGAAGGGACGGTACGTGCCGCCGGGCTGGACGGACTGGCATGCCGGTGGGAACGCGTACAGCGGGTTCGACTACGACCTCAACGAGAACGGGCGGGTACGCCACTACGGCACCGTCCCGGCCGATTACCTGACCGACGTGGTGAGCTCGAAGGCGTCCGCGTTCATCCGGGACGCCGCGGCGGCCCGTACGCCGTTCCTGGTGGAGGTGGCGACGTACGCGCCGCACTCGCCGTACACGCCGGCTCCGCGGGATGCCCGGGCCTTTCCCGGGGTGAGCGCGCCGCGCAGCCCGGCCTTCGACGCCCTGCCCGGCGGGGCGCCGGCGTGGCTGGCCGGGCGGGCGCCGCTGACCGCGCAGCAGCGCGGGTTGATGGACGAGGTGTTCCGCAAGCGCGTGCAGGCCGTGCAGGCGGTCGATCGGATGGTGGCATCGCTGCAGCAGAGCCTGACCGCGGCCGGGGTGGCCGGGTCCACGATGCTGGTGTTCACCTCGGACAACGGTTACCACCTCGGCGAGTACAGGCTGGGCCCGGGCAAGCAGACGGCGTTCGACACCGACGTGCGGGTGCCGCTGATCGTGGCCGGGCCGGGCGTGCCCGCCGGGCGGGTGGTCCGGGAGCCGGTGATGAACATCGATCTGCGGCCCACCTTCGGCGAGCTGGCCGGCGCGACCGTCCCGGCCGACGTGGACGGCCGCAGCTTCGCGCCGCTGCTCACGGGCGCCGGGCCGGGGCCGTGGCGCAAGGCGGCGCTCGTCGAGCACCACCACCCCGACCCGGATCCCGGCGACCCGGACAACCCGTCGCGGCTCAGCGGCAACCCGCCGGACTACGCCGCGCTGCGCACGGCGACGTACACGTACGTCGAGTACGCCGACGGCGGCCGCGAGTTCTACAACCGGGCGTCGGACCCGTACCAGCTGCGCAACGTCGCCGGGCGGTTGTCGCCGCAGCGGGCCGCGGCCCTGCACGCGGCCCTCAAGGGCCTGACCACCTGCCACGGCGGCGCGGCGTGCCAGGTCGCGGACCGGGCCGGCTGAGCTCACCCCACCGAGAGCTCGGGGGTACGGCGGGCAGCGACGTCCCCGATCAGCGCGACGGCCTGCGCGGCGGGCATGGCGGGCAGCCGGCGGCCGTCCCGCAGGCGCAGCGCGACCTCACCGCCGGACGCCTCGCGCGCGCCGATCACGGCGACGTACGGCACCTTGCGTCCCGCGGCGCCCCGGATCCGCGCGCCGAGCGAACCGTCGTCGTCGACCTCGGCCCGCAGCCCCGCGTCCATCGCCGCGCGGCGGAACGCCGCGGCCGCGTCCCGTTCCGCGGCTCCCACCGGGAGGGCGACGACCTGCACCGGCGCGTACCAGACGGGAAAGGCACCGGCGTGGGCCTCGAGCAGCGCGGCGAAGAGCCGTTCGAGGGAGCCGACGAGGCTGCGGTGCACCATCACCGGCCGCTCCGGCGCACCGGACGACGCCCGGTACGCCAGCCCGAACTGCGCCGGCTGGTGCAGGTCGATCTGAATGGTGGCGAGGGTGGACTCGCGGCCCGCCGGGTCGGCGATCTGCACGTCGATCTTCGGGCCGTAGAAGGCCGCCTCCCCCGCGACCGCCTCGTACGCCACCCCCTCCGCGTCCAGCGCCTCCTGCAGCAGGCGCTCGCCCTGCGCCCAGCCCTCCTCGTCGCCGGCGTACTTGCCGCCCTCGCCGCGCAGCGACAGCTGGTACGACGACACGGCGATTCCCAGCGCGGCGTGGGCCTGCCGCATCAGGGCGAGCACACCGGCGACCTCCTGGGCGACGTCCCGCATGCCGCAGAAGATGTGCGCGTCGTTGAGGGAGATGGACCGTACGCGGGTCAGCCCGCCGAGCACCCCCGAGCGTTCGGCCCGGTACATGCCGCCCACCTCGGCGATGCGCAGCGGCAGGTCCCGGTACGAGCGCTGCCGCGACCGGAACACGAGCGCGTGGTGCGGGCACAGGCTGGGCCGAATCACGAGGTCGTCCGCGCCGAGCCGCATCGGCGGGAACATGTCGTCGCTGAAGTTGTCCCAGTGCCCGGACAGCTCGTACATCCGGCGTTTGCCGAGGACCGGCGAGTACACGTGCTGGTATCCGGCGCGGCGCTCGAGGTCGTACAGGTAGGACTCGACCTCGTGCCGGGCGGCGGCGCCGGCCGGCAGCCAGAACGGCAGGCCGGCGCCGATGAGCGGGTCCGAGTCGAAGATGTCGAGCTCACGGCCGAGCTTGCGGTGGTCGGCGGGCATGGCTGTCTCCCTGTCCGGCACCGGGCGCCGCACCCGCGGGCACGACGAAGGCCCCGGGCGAGCTCGCCCGGGGCCACGTTCGTCGCTGATCAGGTCAGCGCGACGGTACGCCGGGACGTCCCGGCGTCGTCGTCACAGACCTGAGGTTCATGCGCCGATGCTAGGAGCACCCGGCGCGCTGGACCAACCGATTTGCGCTTCGCGGCATGCAGCGCATCGAGGCGGACCTGCCGATCCCCGGGGGATCCGGCGTCCGCCCCCTTGCGACGGCAGGAAGGCCTGCTCGTCACCATCAGTGCCCAGCGGAATCCGCCCGGATTCAGCTGAAGCCGAGGGTGTAGCTGTTGGTGGTGAACGAGGACTGACCGGCGGTGCCGGAGATCTCGTAGCCGAACTGGAACTGGCCGAGCGTCACGTCGCCCCACCAGCTGTTGGTGCGCAGCCAGTTCAGCATCGCGAGCACGTCGAGTGTGCCGGACGTGCTGTTGCTCGTCCGCACGAACGAGAACACCGCGTTGGCGCCGTTCGAGCCGCGGTAGATGTTCCAGGTGGCGCCGCCGACCGTCACGTTCGCGGCCGTCGGCACGGCGCCGTTCGCGTCGTACTTCTCGGCGATCGGCCCCACCGCGCCCTGCTTGTTGGTCCAGATCATGATCTCGTACGCGTTGTTGTTCGCCCAGATGTCGTACGCGGTCTCGTAGTCGCCGGAGGCCGGCACGGTCACGTTGTACGAGCTGGTGAGCGTACGCAGCGAGCTGAGCGTGCGGTTCAGGGTGTAGCTGACGTTCGGGTACGACTTGATGCCGCTCGTGCGCGGGTGGTTGGCCACGACGCCCCAGTTGCCCGGGGACCGCGCCCACGTCGTCTGGGTGCCGGCGCCCGAACCCCAGACGTTGTTGTAGATCGTGTAGCCGTTGCTGGTCCAGTTGTCCCACTGGCCGGATCCGGACCAGACGGCGTCCGACGGCACGCCGCCGGTGGGCGGGGGCGTGGTCGGCGGCGGCGTCGTCGGGCCGGTCGGCGGGGTCACGCCGCCGGTGCACGCGGTGCCGTTGAGGGTGAAGGCGGTGGGCGCGGGATTGCTGCCGGTCCAGGAGCCGTTGAACCCGAAGGACACGGTCCCGTTGGTCGCGATCGACCCGTTGTAGCCGGCGTTGCGGGCCGTGACCGCCGACCCGCTCTGGGTCACGGTGGCGTTCCACGCCTGGGTGACCGTCTGACCGGCCGCGAACGACCAGGCCAGCGACCACGAGCCGACCGCGTCGCCGAGGTTGGTGATCGTGACGGAGGCGCCGAAGCCGCCCTGCCACGAGTTGCTGACCGTGTACGCGACGCTGCAGCCGGCGGCCGCGTTCGCGGGCAGGGCGGTGACGACGCCCGTTCCCGCCGTGACGGCCGCCGCGGCGGCCACGGAGAGCGCGATTCTTCGCTTTCGCATGGTGTTCCCATCGTCGTAGGGGGACCTCGCACGACATCATCGAAGCGCTTCGACGGTGGGCAAAGACGTCGATGGATGTCTATGCGGTGTGCGCAGATGCTAGGCCGCGCCGGCGGCCGGTGTCTATGGCAGCCACCGTGGCGCCGGCGCGGATGTGCGTGATGTGCAGGCACCCTGCGCACCGATCCGGGTGGCACGTCGCGAGCACTTCCCCCGGTCAGTGGCCGCGCCACGCGGCCGGCAGCACGGCGCCGATGAGGTCTCGCGCCGCGGCATCCAGCTCCGCGGTATCCACGGGCGCGGCCGACTGCGCGCCCGCGATCGCGTCGAAGAGGATGCCGTCGATGCAGGCCACGAGCCACCGGGCCTGGCGGGGCGGGTCGCCGGCGCCGAGCCCGGCGAGGACGTCCGCGATCCGCCGGCGCAGGCCGTCGCCGGAGCGGTGCAGTTCCGCCGCCACCTCCGGGCGCCGTACCGACTCCAGCGTGAGCTCGTACCGGGCCAGGTGGCGCCGCCGGCCGCTGGTGAGCCACCGGTGCAGCAGCTCGGCCAGGGCCCGGCTCAGGGCCGCCGGGTCCGCCGCCGTGACCACGGGCGCCAGGGCGTCCAGCTCGGCGTAGTCGTCTTCCACCAGGCGCTGGACGCAGGCGCTGAGCAGAGCCGCCCGGGACCGGTAGTAGTACGAGGTCGAGCCGGGCGGCAGGCCGGCGGCGGTGTCCACCGCGCGGTGCGTCAGGCCCCGCGAGCCGTGCCCGGCCAGCACGTCGAGGGCGGCGTCGGCGACGAGTCGGTGCCGCGCGGAGATCATGACCACACTCTACCGGCGTAGAGGTCGTCCCTCTACAGCTGTAGGGTCACCTCTATGGATGTAGAGGGACAGCGGTCCGCGGTGGTGGTCGGCGGTGGCGTCGGAGGACTCGCCGCGGCGGTCGCCCTGCACCGCGCGGGCTGGGCGGTCGCGGTGTACGAGCGGGCACCGGCCCTGGAGCCCATCGGCGCGGGACTGATCCTGTGGCCGAACGCCGTACGGGCCCTGCACGCCCTGGGGCTCGGCGACGGTCTGCGGTCACGGGCGCCGGCCCTGAGCGGTTCGGGCGTACGCCGCCCCGACGGTCGGTGGCTCTCGCGAACCCGCGGTGACCAGGTCATCTCCCGTTACGGCGGCCCGCAGCTGGCGATCGTACGGGCCGACCTGACACAGCTGCTCGCCTCCGCGCTGCCACCCGGCTGCCTGCGGCTGAACGCCACTGTCACCGACGTCGACGCCGGTGGCCCGGACCGGCGGGCAGCCGTCCACTGCGGCGACCGGCTGATTGCCGCGGACCTCGTCGTCGCGGCCGACGGCGTCAACTCCCGGATACGCCGGGCGCTCTGGCCTGCGCAACCACCGGCGGAGTACTGCGGGTACGCCGCCTGGCGCGCCATGGTTCGCACCCGAGCCGTCGGGACCGGCGCGGCGAGCGAGACATGGGGACGCGCCGAGCGCTTCGGCGTCGTCCCGGTCGGCCCCGATCAGGTCTACGTGTACGCCACCGCGAACGCCCCCGCCCGCACACCCCGCGCGGATGAGCTGTCCGACCTGCGTACCCGGTTCGGGCGATGGCACGACCCCATCCCTGCCCTGCTCGCTGCGATCACGCCGGGTGACCTGCTGCGGCACGACATCCTGGCGGTACGGCCGTCGCTGCGGCGCCTGCACCGCGGCCGGGTGGCGCTGCTCGGTGATGCCGCCCATGCCATGGAACCCAACCTGGGCCAGGGCGCCGGGCTGGCCATCGAGGACGCCGTCGTCCTGGCCCACGCGATGGCCGGCGATTCCGCGGCAACCGCCGGGCCGGCCCGCTACGACCGGGCGCGCGTCGGACGCGTCACCCGGCTCGCCCGGCAGTCGCGCCTGCTGGGCCGGCTGACACAGAGCCCCTCGGCCACCGTCGCGGCGCTGCGTGACACCGCCGTACGCCTCGTGCCCGACCGCGTCGCGCTGCGCGGATTCGACGCCGCCGCCGCGTGGCGTCCGCCCGTACCGCCCGCATGGGAGCGCCCATGAGCCGGCGCGGCTGCGCCGTGGGACCGGACGCTCTGGCAGCTTCACCGGTTCGAGCCTGGCGATGGCGCTGGTCATCGCGGGCCTCGGCGCGCTGAACCTGCTTGCGCTGCGCCGCGGACGACCAGCGGGATCCCGATATCGGAAGATCTGTGACATGCACACGAGGCAACCGACGCTGTTCTTGATGGTGGGGCTCCCGTGCGCCGGGAAGACCACCGCCGCCCGCAGCATCGAGGTCGAGCATGAGGCTCTTCGCCTCACCAAGGACGAGTGGGTCAAGGCTCTCTACGGGCTCGAGAACCCGCCGTCGGCGGGCGACGTGATCGAGGGGCGGCTCATCGAGATCGGGCTGCGCGCCCTCGAGCTGGGCATCGACGTCGTGATCGACTTCGGGCTCTGGAGCCGGGACGAGCGCTCCGCGCTCCGCCGGGCGGCCGCCGACCTCGGCGCGGCGGTGGAACTGCGCCATTTCGAGGTCTCCCTCGCCGAGCAGCGGAAACGGCGCGACCGGCGTCAGGCCGAGGCACCGCACTCGACGTGGCCGATGTCCGACGAGGAACTGACCGGGTGGGCGGCGGCGTTCGAGGTCCCCACGCCGGGCGAAGTGGACGGCAGCGAGGCCGCCGGCGAGCCTCCGGCCGGCTTCACGACGTGGCGGGAGTGGCGTACGTACCGCTGGCCGCCGTCGGTCTCCTGACGCCCCCACCCCGCAGGGGTTCAGTGGGGGTCGGGGCGTGTTTCCGCGCTGGGCGGCTGAAGGTCCAGGGACCACGTCTGTCCGACGAGGTCGTGGCCGAAGCTGTGGTGGGGTTCCTCGCCGACGAGGGCGAAGCCGGCGGCCCGGTAGATCCGGCGGGCTGACACGAGCACGTCGTTGGTCCACAACACGACCCGCCGGTAGCCGGCCGCGCGGGCGAAGGCGAGGCACTCCTCGACCAGCCGGGCGCCGATGCCGAGGCCGCGGGCGTCCGGGGTGACCAGCAGGATCCGCAGCTGAGCGGTCCCGGCGTCCGGCCCCGCGACGAGGTAGACGCATCCGGCGCGCCGGCCGTCGGCCTCGGCGATCCAGGCCGCCTCACGGGACGGATCGTGCCCGGTGGCGTAATCGGCGACGATCCTGGCGACCAGGGCCTCGAAGTCGGTGTTCCAGCCGAATTCAGCGGCATACACCTCGCCGTGCGCCATGACCGTCCAGCCCAGATCCCCCGGACTCCGGGCCGGGCGTACGGCGATGCGGGAATCGTGCCGGTCTTCCGGGGTCATGCGTCGCCCTCCCGTCGACTGAAACAGTCGTTTCAGTGACGTTATGCTACGCCCGTGACCCGCAAAGTGGAGCTGCTGGAGGCCACGTACCGCTACGTCCTGGAGCACGGCCTGACGCAGCTGTCCCTGCGACCGCTGGCCGCGGCGATCGGCTCCAGCCCACGCGTGCTGGTCTTCCTGTTCGGCAGCAAGGAGGGCCTGGTACGGGCGGTGCTGGCGCGCGCACGCACCGACGAGCTCGCGGTCCTGGACCACGTCCGGCCCTCCGGCGACCCGGCGGCCATCGGGCTGGCCACCGCCGTCGAGCGCCTCTGGGCGTGGCTGGCCGCCCCGGAACACCGGCCCGTGCTCACGCTGTGGGCCGAGAGCTACGCCCGGTCGCTCGTCGAGCCCGGCGGCGTGTGGGGCGGCTTCGCCGCGGCGACGGTGCACGACTGGCTGGCGCTCCTCGCCGACTGCCAGCCGCCGCAGGAGAGGGACAGCGTGGACGGAAGCGCCCGCCGTACCCTCGCCCTGGCCGTTCTCCGGGGTGCCTTGCTGGACCTCCTCGCGACGGGCGACCACGAGCGGGTGACAGCCGCGATCGACCGCCAG carries:
- a CDS encoding sulfatase-like hydrolase/transferase, yielding MALRLRVRVLAVVAVLGLAGGCTPGSGPRPGTASPGAAGSVAASGAAGTVTAPAGGRPNIVLVLTDDLSMNLVRYMPHVLAVQRRGASFGNYTVTDSLCCPSRASMLTGKFPHNTGIFTNHGADGGFRLFHRKGLEKSTFATDLQAAGYRTAFFGKYLNEYQPKGRYVPPGWTDWHAGGNAYSGFDYDLNENGRVRHYGTVPADYLTDVVSSKASAFIRDAAAARTPFLVEVATYAPHSPYTPAPRDARAFPGVSAPRSPAFDALPGGAPAWLAGRAPLTAQQRGLMDEVFRKRVQAVQAVDRMVASLQQSLTAAGVAGSTMLVFTSDNGYHLGEYRLGPGKQTAFDTDVRVPLIVAGPGVPAGRVVREPVMNIDLRPTFGELAGATVPADVDGRSFAPLLTGAGPGPWRKAALVEHHHPDPDPGDPDNPSRLSGNPPDYAALRTATYTYVEYADGGREFYNRASDPYQLRNVAGRLSPQRAAALHAALKGLTTCHGGAACQVADRAG
- a CDS encoding TetR/AcrR family transcriptional regulator, whose amino-acid sequence is MTRKVELLEATYRYVLEHGLTQLSLRPLAAAIGSSPRVLVFLFGSKEGLVRAVLARARTDELAVLDHVRPSGDPAAIGLATAVERLWAWLAAPEHRPVLTLWAESYARSLVEPGGVWGGFAAATVHDWLALLADCQPPQERDSVDGSARRTLALAVLRGALLDLLATGDHERVTAAIDRQLALRPGPAHAGPP
- a CDS encoding FAD-dependent monooxygenase → MDVEGQRSAVVVGGGVGGLAAAVALHRAGWAVAVYERAPALEPIGAGLILWPNAVRALHALGLGDGLRSRAPALSGSGVRRPDGRWLSRTRGDQVISRYGGPQLAIVRADLTQLLASALPPGCLRLNATVTDVDAGGPDRRAAVHCGDRLIAADLVVAADGVNSRIRRALWPAQPPAEYCGYAAWRAMVRTRAVGTGAASETWGRAERFGVVPVGPDQVYVYATANAPARTPRADELSDLRTRFGRWHDPIPALLAAITPGDLLRHDILAVRPSLRRLHRGRVALLGDAAHAMEPNLGQGAGLAIEDAVVLAHAMAGDSAATAGPARYDRARVGRVTRLARQSRLLGRLTQSPSATVAALRDTAVRLVPDRVALRGFDAAAAWRPPVPPAWERP
- the thrS gene encoding threonine--tRNA ligase, which produces MPADHRKLGRELDIFDSDPLIGAGLPFWLPAGAAARHEVESYLYDLERRAGYQHVYSPVLGKRRMYELSGHWDNFSDDMFPPMRLGADDLVIRPSLCPHHALVFRSRQRSYRDLPLRIAEVGGMYRAERSGVLGGLTRVRSISLNDAHIFCGMRDVAQEVAGVLALMRQAHAALGIAVSSYQLSLRGEGGKYAGDEEGWAQGERLLQEALDAEGVAYEAVAGEAAFYGPKIDVQIADPAGRESTLATIQIDLHQPAQFGLAYRASSGAPERPVMVHRSLVGSLERLFAALLEAHAGAFPVWYAPVQVVALPVGAAERDAAAAFRRAAMDAGLRAEVDDDGSLGARIRGAAGRKVPYVAVIGAREASGGEVALRLRDGRRLPAMPAAQAVALIGDVAARRTPELSVG
- a CDS encoding GNAT family N-acetyltransferase, translated to MTPEDRHDSRIAVRPARSPGDLGWTVMAHGEVYAAEFGWNTDFEALVARIVADYATGHDPSREAAWIAEADGRRAGCVYLVAGPDAGTAQLRILLVTPDARGLGIGARLVEECLAFARAAGYRRVVLWTNDVLVSARRIYRAAGFALVGEEPHHSFGHDLVGQTWSLDLQPPSAETRPDPH
- a CDS encoding AAA family ATPase, translated to MHTRQPTLFLMVGLPCAGKTTAARSIEVEHEALRLTKDEWVKALYGLENPPSAGDVIEGRLIEIGLRALELGIDVVIDFGLWSRDERSALRRAAADLGAAVELRHFEVSLAEQRKRRDRRQAEAPHSTWPMSDEELTGWAAAFEVPTPGEVDGSEAAGEPPAGFTTWREWRTYRWPPSVS
- a CDS encoding TetR/AcrR family transcriptional regulator, whose translation is MISARHRLVADAALDVLAGHGSRGLTHRAVDTAAGLPPGSTSYYYRSRAALLSACVQRLVEDDYAELDALAPVVTAADPAALSRALAELLHRWLTSGRRRHLARYELTLESVRRPEVAAELHRSGDGLRRRIADVLAGLGAGDPPRQARWLVACIDGILFDAIAGAQSAAPVDTAELDAAARDLIGAVLPAAWRGH
- a CDS encoding cellulose binding domain-containing protein; its protein translation is MRKRRIALSVAAAAAVTAGTGVVTALPANAAAGCSVAYTVSNSWQGGFGASVTITNLGDAVGSWSLAWSFAAGQTVTQAWNATVTQSGSAVTARNAGYNGSIATNGTVSFGFNGSWTGSNPAPTAFTLNGTACTGGVTPPTGPTTPPPTTPPPTGGVPSDAVWSGSGQWDNWTSNGYTIYNNVWGSGAGTQTTWARSPGNWGVVANHPRTSGIKSYPNVSYTLNRTLSSLRTLTSSYNVTVPASGDYETAYDIWANNNAYEIMIWTNKQGAVGPIAEKYDANGAVPTAANVTVGGATWNIYRGSNGANAVFSFVRTSNSTSGTLDVLAMLNWLRTNSWWGDVTLGQFQFGYEISGTAGQSSFTTNSYTLGFS